In the genome of Mycobacteriales bacterium, one region contains:
- a CDS encoding LacI family DNA-binding transcriptional regulator yields MIRPNSSTTGPNIAAVARAAGVSKQTISNALNAPERLHPATLLRVQRVIDELGYEPNRAARSLRTHVSRQIGYRIDPNRPHWASAVMDEFLHSLAESAQGEGYSLLLFTPRDTADELTTYAEMLRTGSVDGFVLSGVDHGDERPGWLRRLEAPFASFGRVKVAGAGQPWVDVDGEAGVMAAVDHLVDRGHRRIAFLGWPSGSAPGECRVSGWRRALRKHELPGRAAIARAANTVDDATSAALRLLDTDEPPTAVVAASDVLALGCFAAARQRGMEVGRDLAVIGFDDSPAAELAAPGLTSLRQPLDEVGRSVIRMIVGQLSGARPPQQGVLLQPTLVVRDSA; encoded by the coding sequence GTGATAAGACCGAATTCCAGCACCACGGGGCCGAACATCGCGGCGGTCGCCCGGGCTGCTGGAGTGTCGAAGCAGACGATCTCCAATGCGCTCAACGCCCCGGAGCGGCTGCACCCGGCCACCCTGCTTCGCGTTCAGCGGGTGATCGACGAGCTGGGCTACGAACCCAACCGGGCGGCGCGATCGCTGCGCACCCACGTGTCGCGTCAGATCGGTTACCGTATCGACCCCAACCGGCCGCACTGGGCCAGTGCGGTGATGGATGAGTTCCTGCATTCGCTTGCCGAATCTGCACAGGGTGAGGGCTATTCGCTGTTGCTCTTCACGCCCCGGGACACCGCCGACGAGCTGACGACGTACGCCGAGATGCTGCGCACCGGCAGCGTCGACGGCTTCGTCCTGTCCGGCGTCGACCATGGTGACGAGCGGCCCGGGTGGCTTCGCCGACTCGAGGCGCCGTTCGCCAGCTTCGGCCGGGTGAAGGTGGCCGGAGCCGGCCAGCCGTGGGTGGACGTCGACGGCGAGGCGGGGGTCATGGCGGCGGTCGACCATCTCGTCGACCGCGGCCACCGACGGATCGCTTTTCTGGGCTGGCCCAGCGGGTCTGCGCCGGGCGAGTGCCGGGTCAGCGGCTGGCGGCGGGCACTGCGCAAGCACGAACTGCCCGGCCGGGCGGCCATCGCGAGAGCCGCCAATACCGTCGACGACGCCACCTCCGCCGCGCTGCGCCTGCTCGACACCGACGAGCCACCTACCGCGGTTGTAGCGGCCAGCGACGTGCTAGCCCTCGGATGTTTCGCTGCGGCCCGGCAGCGCGGGATGGAGGTCGGTCGTGACCTCGCGGTGATCGGGTTCGACGATTCTCCGGCCGCCGAGCTGGCCGCTCCCGGCCTGACCAGTCTCCGTCAGCCGCTCGACGAGGTCGGTCGCTCGGTGATCCGGATGATCGTCGGGCAGCTCTCCGGGGCCAGGCCCCCGCAGCAGGGCGTTCTGCTCCAGCCCACGTTGGTCGTTCGGGACAGTGCCTGA